From the genome of Malus sylvestris chromosome 13, drMalSylv7.2, whole genome shotgun sequence:
ATATTTACTTATATAATGGAAATATCGACGAAATTTATCGGATTTAGCCGAAATTTAAGAGTTTCTAAAATATGGGTGAAGTCTAAATTTCACTCCACTTTTCATATCtttatctgatttttttttatatttttacggAAATATCGACCTTATCAAAGATATTTCAAACATTAGATGCAGACTGTATACTGTTCAATTCAGGAGTAATCCTTATTTTAGCTTCTGTCCTAAAGATACaagaatatatataaattttcatTCATATAACGTTCAATCATTAACACGAAATGTCACGATTGCATTCATACAAGTTTTCCAATTAGACAGCTTGGATTTTAGAGCAGgactgaagagagagagagagagagagagagagagagagagagaggaggggagGGGGGGCGATAGACCCGGGTAAAGCTTTGCTTTctacttttgtttatttttaatttgaaagtTTGACACTTTGGTTTGACTGCAATTTCTTCTCGAACGCCAATTGAGGCCTAGTTTTTAAATCCCAGATCCCGCCTTATATTTATGCAAAACTCCAAACCCCACCCACCCTCATAAATTACTCACATTTTTCTGTattgaataaatataaaaaaaataaatcggttttttttttggtcaaaggtAGATTTTATGAGATTAAATGTTATATTAATTAACGACGGGGTTCGAACTCATGCCGTTATACAAAAACTTAACATCTTTTCACTACAATGGTAAATGATTACTTGCAAAATAAATCGGCtttgagaaaaataatttagtgTAGATACTAAATAGTAATTTGACAGGATATGCTTTATACTATTCCATATGCGGCCATGCTCGATTCATAATTTTATCCTTATATTTGGCACGATATGCATGAGGGAACATCAACTTATTGCAGTCAGAAGAGCCAGATGAGCACATAAAATTATTATGGAGAGAAAAGGAGCGAAGATGTATACATACGGTTCGACGTGCGTCATCTACGAATTTCAGTCTGTAGTATACAGCAATGTACAAGAAGTATTAGGTGTGTAGCCATACAATTACTAGTTAAGAATTCAAATAGACACGAATGTCAATCTATACCCCAatataaataagaaaaatacgAAAGGTTATCAAAAACGTTAAGATATGAGTTATGTAAGTTGGTCAACacaatgtttgtttttattttttattttctttacgtGGATAAGATAAGACTATTAGTTTAGAATATTCTTGGGTTGAAATAAGAAACCAAGAGTACCAAATATAGAAatctttattttatatattttttgttgctTAGGTGAAAAAGAatatatctgtaatttctgTGGGACTGGTCCTTTATGCGTTGCATGGTATAAGGGAAGGGTGAGAGGAGAGGAGAATGCATTTCCCGATGGACGTAAGAGTAACACCACCCAAGACGTGACGCGCACACTACCATTATGTTATACATTTAGCAACCTAAATATTAAGCTACTATTTGCACATTTTAAACTCGTAAGTGCATACGATCAAACACATAGTATAGAAAGCAAGTACAAGATTATTCCCACGACGATTGCACTAATATGTATCTAGAGTATGATTCCTAaccatttaaattaattaattcacaAAACTAGTGAATATGCACATAAAGGTTTAACAAAATAGTTTGAGATGCCTTAAGTTTAAGTATTAAAACTCAATATAAAGAACGTAGGCAAATAAAAGTATTTAGCAATAAAGGTTTTGAAAACGATATTTGAACGGTTAAAACTTGACTTCCATCTCTAATCTTTTTCGCCTATGCAACCGATACACACTATGATCCAAAACAGATTATAGATGCTTAACGTTTGTCAACCTAAAGGCATGGTATCTACTCTTTAAGCTATTGATTTCCCTAAACAACAAATTAGGCATGGGTGTCTACACTAACTCTTTTCATTCTCGAAGTGTTTAGTATGGTATCTACTAAGTTGCACTCCAAGAAAGTATAATACAATGGAAATCGACAAACACACGAATCCTAGAACATAGTATCTATTTCGATTATCCGAAATAATGAATTCCAAGAACTGTAACTAGTTCTCTTGTTACTTGGCATAGGTACAAGACTCGATCATCCAAATTTACCCATGTAGCGAACTCAATTACAAAGCTATTCTATGGTgatcaatcataaaataactcaataAGATTGGAATTAAAACTGGAATTAATCACTAAAGCATCAACAAATTGTCTTGTAACAAAAGTGTATCGAAAATACTCAAGGAAACATGATTAGGACTTCAACCAAGTCCCAACTATGAAATTTAGTTACTCATAATGTAAATGGGGAGTACGGACAAACAAAACAGGAAGTAAAAGGAGAACAAGAAACTCTTCGATGATGAATTGCAGAACGGTGCTCTGGTCCTTCATTTTTCTCCCTTTCACCGTGGGTTgttctttttctgttttagtGGCTGCTGCTGCCtatcttcctttttttctcttttgtttctcaGCTTTTTATATCTCACGCTCCCTCTGCTGGTCTGATTAGGGATCCTCCTTCATTCCCCTTCTAGTTGTATCCGACAAGGCAATTAGCCTTCTTTTCCTTATCAAGCTTAATGAGTTTTAAAGTCTCATTATATTAAAgactttttatttactttttctcAGATGTTTTGGCTTTCTTCAACTGGTTAAAACTCCTAATAAATAGGAATTTTAATCTTCCTTTAGTCTGCCACATTGATACACGTTTCTAGAAAACTTTGTATTCGCGCGTAGCCCAACTTTCATGTACTAAAACTGCCATAACTccctctagaaaaatgatattcatGAACAGTAAAAATCTACGGAAAATAGACATAtgtggctttccaagcatatatggCACATCTTCTGGTTCTTCCCGAGTCAACACAGTTTAACCCACGAACtcagctgatctgcacaggcTGTGCTGACGACATAGGATTGTAAAAGCCTTTTTTAGCTCCTTTTGCACTCTTTGCTTGTTACAAcctacaaaacacaaatataatgTAAAACCTATATAGAAGAGTAAAACAAAGGTGTAAACAAGgagaattattatatatataatagcgAATTTACGAGCATAACAAATTCCCAACTTCTATAATCTTAAGATTCTTATTCTatctaataataaataaaaataatatttcctCTTTTCTGATTGGCCTATTTGGTCTTGATTGGTCCCATTTGTAAGaagggatcctcttcggattccttcctcctaatccatcaaGTTTGGGGAtccggaccgttgaaatttgatccaacggctacaaacaggggtccactttaaaagttataaaactttagccgttggatcaaatttcaacggtctaGATCCCGagatttggtggattaggaggaagggatccggagagaatccATTTCCCCATTTGTATTAGTCAATTGTGCCAAAAATATGAGGTAGCCAATAGTTCACAGAGAGTTCTACTTTTAAGAGTGTCTATTTAACATCTCTCCTGTGCGTAtctttaaatattatattttgggtAATGCTAGCgagactaaaattttaaatcagATTTTGTAAACCAAGTGATATGGACGTTAATGATTGAactattacttaaatgttgattcacatgcttatttcctattagCGACACATCATTTCATTTACAAatttggtcattgagattgacataactcatcactttaaaatcaataaaaatggtctCTGACTTCATCCACCACCAATCATTTTGGTACTTTGTGAAAAATTGTGATAAATTtggaccaaaatgacaaaaatacttggccaaaatgatttgacaaaaatttgagggtattttttttttatcattttatccttgtttaatggagatttttttacggaatgaccaaaatgattaatgGTGAACAAACTCAGGGATAACTTTtatcaatttcaaatctcatgaCCACTAAAACGTTTACTTTTAATATCTGTGCAGATTGTAGAGAGTGTAATGGAATAGGATTTTATCTCCTACTATTTTCATCCCCTGCCCCCACCTCCTCTCACACTTTGTCTTTTGTCTTATTGTctatattaaaaaatcaaaataagataTTGACatgatttaaccgtaaccgttcaaataagataaaaaagaaagggagagaatccTCCTTTGAGTATAATCCCACATCGGCTAATTTTACGCTTGCATTAGAGTTCAAAAATGATTTTTATAAACATTTGTAGTCAGAAGAGATTATCACAAATAGATTATCACCTGTTAAATTCAAACGACTGCATCTTATCAGTTCGGGTTATTGTGGAGAGTGATTTTGCACTTGCTATTGCTACTATCAACAACAACTTTCGGGGTTTGTCCGAGTTTTGTTTGCTAGCGGAGGATGTCAGGTTTGTGGCGGAGTTGGTTTCCCCGGTCCAATTTGTGCATGTGCCAAGAACTTGTAATGGGGTTGCCCATAGATTAGCTAAGTTTGCCATTTCCATTGGTAATGAATTTATATGGttagaggatcctcctgatttCATTCAGGACCTCCTCATCTATGATCTTATGTAATGCGTTGGTTATCAATAAAATATCGCACTtacttcataattttttttttaaaaatatgcgACGTACACATGGTTAGACAATATTTTAAGCAAATGGTAGCACTTCGATAAAAATATATGCACGGTTGTTCAAATTTGTACCAGAGGAGTCTCACTTTAACCAACACACTGCTGGATTGTGGTTTCCCCTTTCAGCTACCTCCATATAACttagaattaaaattaattaggtTGCGGTACGACAAGGATTTGTGTTTCTTTGTTGGCACTTGGCATGCACTCAACTGTGAAAACTTCAACAAAATTCTGAAGATGTACTTTTACGCTTGAAATATAAACTATCCACACTACAAGGAATTCTTAAATCTTACCACCTTCGCAAGTGACGCTTGATCGCCATGACAAAAAACAATCATATTTAAGTTTAGTATGGGTTCGATTCTCACTAATTTTTCTTCCCATAATAATTAACTACTAATCGTACGTATTTTTTTGTATTGTCACATTCTCGTCTTACTTAGAGAAGCTTGTCAACGGAAATTTGACAAAAACAAAGTATTCCAATCTTATCATGTGCTGCGAACTCAATCTAGCAGTTGCATGGTGGTTCTTCTCTTACTATACTTTCATCTTTTCCTCACGCGCTAtagattttttacaaatttggtGCTTTCACCAATGAAACATAACAAACTACTCTACAAATGTCAAGTTTAACAAAACTTACCTGTTTTTGATTAAAAATGAACCAAAACTCAAGTATCGGTCGTTCTATAACACTCTATATTTAACTATCTATCCCCTCACATGACATGAAAATTCTTAATTATCATATGTTTATGATTTTAGAGCTCGCTTGTCTTGTATTATAATTATAGTCTCTCCTCAACTTGCAAGTCAAGCAAAGTTGGCAAGGCCTACGTTCCAGCCTGCATTTCCAAAACCGTCCGTGCAGAATTTTGCACTAAAACAGTGTCAATATAGGTGTCTCAGCCCACCAGAAGAAACACTTCTGTTTCATTTTGTTAGAGTAAAAGTATACATCGACAAGTTTGATGGAACAAGAAGTACGACCCAACTAAACATTAGAAACCTTCACCCATAACAAATAATTAATATTAGAAAAGATAAGAAACAATAAACTAACATGGGGTGTCAATAGAGAtattgaaattcaattgttCTATTGTGATgatggtttttaattttaatttttctaaactGAGTCAATATACAACTTCTCATGGTGTTATCTTGGTGGATCCaactattttattttgattttacaTCATAAAGGAAGAGCTTTTGCTATTaccataatatattcttattttCACATACGAATTTACAACATTTGTCACATGATCGGaacatatttttaatttctacgTATGAGTTTACAACACTTATCATGTTAACTCACAAATATAAATAAGTATAAATCACCAACGTATGATTTTACAAAACTTATCACGTGAACTCACATATATAAATAAGTATAAATCACCGACAGTAAGTCAAACTTTCTACATAAAAGTCTTTTGATACGATGAACCAAATACTATGTGCGGGGAGATTGTTTTGAAGCTTAATAAGAAGGAAGTTGTCGTTGAGTCACGCAAATGCACACTAGCATTACCAcacatacaaaagcttcatcaacatCTCATCCACCAATCCGGTCTCGTCCGCTTTGGAAAAACACAGTACAAAACAGTACAACCATAAAACGAAACGTGTTGAATatcatttgtttttcttcaagtgGAACGATCATTCTGTCTTTGACCAGGCTAGCCGAGTGGAAACGCACGTGTTCAGATGTTCAAGTTGAAGGAAAATTACCCATCACAAAGGTGTTCAAGGAAAAGGACTGAAAGCCAAGTCGAGCAAATTGGTAAATACGACACATGTCGGTGCCAATTGCCTGACCAGTTTACCAGAGCACTCCCACCCATTTGCCATTGTTCAGGCAAGGTCAGTCAATGATATTTACTATTTATTCTCAAAAGTAATTGTCTTTGTGCGTTCTATCCGTTTTGCCGTTGTCATGACGAAACATTATACAAATTTGAAGCTCGTggtttttttcttaaaatatgtTTAATTACATGGAAGTCGGAAGGAAGGAAGCCATGAATCATGGGGGAGAAAGTGATATCCATTAGTCTCCTTTACTTGATTtgattattaactttttaggtATTGGATTATGATTTTAAGGTGAAGTTAACAGAAAATTCTTTCATGATACGAGTATTGGATGCCATAGATTCatttgaattatttcttttattgTGTTCCTATAAATCCCGACCATCTAATGCTCGTAACCTTTAATACTATGTAGCATGAAAGTGAAAGCCGAAGTTcatctttcttttatttcaatACTAATGTTTTAGCAGATGGAAGGAAGTCAAGAATAAAAATAATTCCAACTTCGATTGCATATAAATAAGCCCGTCATTAGTGCATAAAAGCCTTGGATTATAGATTATGAGttgtaaaaaaaacatattataGAAGACGTGAGGCCAAAgcccaaaaaacccaaaaagaaagtGGCCCAAATATGATGCATTAGCCTTCATGAAACTGCGTCCGGCCCATCAGGGCTCATCTGAGTATTCCGTATCCCGCAGAGAGAGGGAGTTGACGAGAGTAGGCAAAATGGCGAAGAGGTGGTGGACAATCGGAGCTGCGGTGGCGATAATCGGAACAGGGAGGGAGCTGAGCAAGCACTACGGGTTGGACAAGGACGCTTTGCTCAAGGTGTTTGCTGAATTGTCCGATCGGCTGGGAGTATGGGCCATCCCACTGTACGTTGCGATCCACACTCTCACTCTCGCTCTCTGCCTGCCCTACGCCGTCTTCTTCGAGGCCGCCGCTTCAATGCTCTTCGGCTTCTTCCCGGCTATCCTCTGCGTCTTTGCCGCCAAGCTGCTCGGCGCTTCCCTCTCGTTCTGGATTGGCAGGTATTACTCAAATTTTAATGCTTTCCCTTTTCGTTTGAGCAATTTGACAAATGATTTGGGTAACTTAGTCTCCCTTTAATCTAAATATAGAGAATATCACTCTTATATTTGGTAACTGATAGACATTAGACACTGGACAGTGATCATTTTTCAATTGCTGTGAAACAAAGTTTATGCAAGTTTTATGCTTTTTCTTGTTGTGATGGGTGAAAGGTGAAAACTTTATTGCAAAATTACAATTGGAATCACCCCAGCACAAAATGACTAATACCCTTTTCACTATTTAGTGAGAGAATGCCGGGATACTTATGATTCCGTAGAGGTGGCTCTAAGCTTCTAAGTAATAGAGGATTGGATGTAGTTAAAATTGTTAGCTTTATGTTGAGTTGTCCACCCCATTCGTTGAGAGAATCAGGTTCGATTTTGAGTGAGGAcgggtttgttttgaattttgatttagATGAGGGCCTATGCAAAAGAATTAACCTCCCTGCTGCAATGGGGAATGCATATTAATACCTTTGAAGAGGTATCAGTACCATAACGGGAGGTGTGCTAATATGTAAGACCTCATCAACTCTAATTGCCCCCGTGCCAGTTTGTTGGGATTATGCTCTGTTAATTAGGCTGCAgtttaaatttgtgtgttttcagcGATTGGTTCTAGGAACTGCTTTGATGTTGTGCCGTTTCCAGGTTAATATTCAAGAGCTCAAGTTCAGCAATGGACTGGGTCCAGAAGAATAAGTACTTCAATGTCCTATCAAGAGGAGTTGAGCGAGATGGTTGGAGGTTTGTCCTACTCGCCCGGTTCTCGCCGATGCCATCTTACATTATAAATTACGCCCTTGCTGCTACAAAAGTTCGGTTTGTTGTGGATTTTCTGCTGCCAACGGTTATTGGATGCATGCCGATGATTTTACAAAACACATCCATTGGCAGCCTGGCTGGTGCTGCTGTTTCTTCGGCATCTGGCTCTCAGAAATCTCAAATTTGGTCGTACCTTTTTCCTCTACTAGGAATTGTGTCAAGTGTTGTTATTTCCTTGAGAATTAAGAAGTACTCTACTGAAAATTTAGTGGCTAAATCATCTCCAAGTCACAACTCTAGTAACATAGTTAGCTCTAATGACAAGGACCTGAAAAAGGGTCAGTAATAGATTTGTAAACCCTAAATTTGGTAGAATGTTACCATTTTCTGCTGCTGATGCAAGTTTTGCTGTTGATGTCCCTCGTTGTTGTTATCTGCAATCTGCATTGTTGGATGATATgctattttattatttccatTAGGTCCTCCATTCTTCCCTTAGCCTACTCTAATCACATTGTGGAATTTCTTGAAAACTAAGCAAGGGCATGTTCAGGTAGTAGGAGGTACTGTAGGGAAGACAGTTGGATGGTCCCATTTTTTACCGAAAATTGGTTAGTTAATTATACTTATACGAGTAATTTTGTGATTAGCTCAAAGTTCCTATGTTCTCATGCATGCTATAAACTGAAAGTGGTTTACGTAGCAAGATGAAGGTACCAGTACAGTTGTTATTGCAAAGCTGAAAGATCTTGTGGAATAAATGATGGCTGTGTATTGTTGTTGCTATTTTCTGTTGCAATAGTAGAACTGTATAAGTCTTTGCGTTGTCATGTCTGCGAAGTTTCCGTTAACCTTTCTTTGGTTTAGTGACACTAAATGCTGAATAATGATTTTTGTCTGAGGCAGCAAGGACTTGTGCACGTTGACTCTGTGCATTATATGGCACGACAAGGACCAATTACATCGATGATGTGAAACGAACAAGGTATGTTTCTAATGCCACTGTTACTAATGCACTGATCGTagcatttctttctttttgctgTTTAGCCATAATGTACATTTAGAATTTGCTGCTGTTCATTCAAATGATGGTTTATGTTGATTTTAAGGTTGGGGTAGGGTATGATTCGTATTTGTCATAGAATTAAGGTACTGATTACAACTGTTAATCTCCGCACACACACACTGACGCACATAGACATGCTGCAATAAAGGTACGAGGCTTCAGGATTGAAGATCGTTGACTTTACTTTCTAGCATTAGTCTTAATTTGATCAAAATTGTTGTTTCATATATTATCATTAACCCCCCTGAAATTCAAACACTGGTTTCTTTCTAGTTTGTCTTGTGGGTCAAAAGGGCAATTCAAAGCATTAGCTCTTGGAATTTGAAGATCATGaatgatatttttttatgtatgtCAAGCCGATAGATATTCCTTTTGAAATATATGTAGAGGAATGGTAAGGAGATTGATTGAAAAGTGAGATTCTCTATGTACCCTCTGTCATCttatgtttttggcacaatGATTTATAATGTTGGCGTGGGAATTAACATGAAGCTGTGAAATGACAGAGAGTACAAAATCTCACtttgagagtctccttagcatttctcatataTGATGTGGAAAATGAGGAATTTTAGCTACCTTGTCCATTTGATTTTCCTTACTTGCCTTTTCCATTCATTGTGTGAAATATGGCATCCACTAACTTGAAACTAAGAATTTAATGTgtataaaaaggtcgtacccagtgcacaaggctcccgctttacgcagggtctgggagaggtgaatgtcggctagccttacctccatttatggagaggctgctcccaagtctcgaacccgagacctaccgctcatgggcgaaggcacttgccatacATCATCCCCgcacaaatcaaatttaactcaATTCTTGTTTTTATCCTtaatataacttttatttttaaagaaaactaataaaaaagacTTCAAAACTTTGCATTTTAATCAAAAACCACCTAATAACTTTATTTGATGATAAGGACtagagaattaaaaaaaaaaccttggcCCAACGCCTCCCACCAATACACCCCCCACCAAACCAAAACCCTTTCTTCCTCGTCATTGCGCCGATAAAATCTTTGATAAAAATCAAAGATGATTAGTAAAGATGATACTCCTCGCCACAAATGATGGTCAAATATCTATATCAATTTCTAAGAAATTGGCTTGCCTCAAGTACTACGGTATACAGCCTTCCTCAATAGACAAGTTTTTGTTCCAACATCACACGCACTTGACCATCCAATATCATTCAATAATACTTGGAATTAACTTTAACCTTGCATTGCAAAACATGTCACTTCCATTCACAAACTTAGCCTTTGACACAGCAAGATAACACAAACACACGTCTAGTATTGTCTCGTAAGGTGTATTTTCAtgtgtataataatatatatatatatatatttatataagtGATATATGTAGATTTCACTCGTACCTACTTAAGGCAAAAGAAATAATGTACGTATATACACGgtgtagtaccgttaagtttcataaatagtgtagtaagtttcataaacagtttaGTACCATTAAagttcataaacagtgtagtaccataataccgttaagtttcataaatagtgtagtaccgttaaggtttataaacaatgtagtaccgttaagtttcataaacagtgtagtaccgttaagtttcataaacagtgtattACCGTTAAggttcataaacaatgtagtatcgttaagtttcataaacagtgtagtaataAGTTTTATAAACAGTTTGCGTGAGGACGCACAGGTCCTGCacgtcagtttttttttttaatattaaaattatgtctttgtcattaaaatttaaattcttttgtcatttttattaaaatttaagagtttttcattaaaatttaagtctttttcattaaataaagttataacatagtttttggttaaaataatCTTAGCCCAAATCCTTTTCATAAAAGTTCcatttttaagaaaactaataaaaatgatttcaaaattttgcattttaataaaaaaaaaaaccacctaataactttatttaatgataaggactagagaattaaaaaaaaacattggccCAGCGCCTCCAACCAAtacaacccccccccccccccccaccaaaCCAAAAACCTTTCTTCCTCGTCATTGCAGCGATCAAGTCTTTGATAAAAATCAAAGATGATTAGTAAAGATGATACTCCTCGCCACAAATGATGGTCAAATATCTACATCAATTTCTAGGAAATTGGCTTGCCTCATATACTATAGGATACAACCTTCCTCGATAGGTAAGCATTTGTTCCAATATCACACGCACTTGACCATCCAATATTCTTCAACAATACTTGGAATTAACTTTAATCTTGCATTGCAAAACATGTCACTTCCATTCACAAACTTGGCCTTTGACAAAGCAAGATAACACAAACACACGTCTAGTACTGTAATCTCGTAAGGTGTATTTTCATGTgtataataaataatatatatattctcacTCGTACCTACTTAAggcaaaagaaataatatacgTATATACACAGTGTAGTATCgttaagttttataaatagtgtagtaaatttcataaacaatatAGTACCGTAGTaccattaagtttcataaacagtgtagtaagttTTATAAACAATGTAATACCGTTAAGGTTTATAAACatagtaccgttaagtttcataaacagtgtagtaccgttaaggttcataaatagtttagtatcgttaagtttcataaacagtgtagtaccgttaagtttcataaacagtgtagtaagtttcataaacagtttgTGTGAGGACGCGCGagtagtttttttatttaataataaaattatgtttttttcgttaaaatttaagtttttttgtcattttcattaaaatttaagtctttttccattaaataaaattatagcatagttttttgttaaaataaacttagtccaaactcttttcatgaaagttttcttaCTTTTATTCTTCCTAATAAaagttattattattaa
Proteins encoded in this window:
- the LOC126597464 gene encoding uncharacterized protein LOC126597464 isoform X1, which encodes MKLRPAHQGSSEYSVSRRERELTRVGKMAKRWWTIGAAVAIIGTGRELSKHYGLDKDALLKVFAELSDRLGVWAIPLYVAIHTLTLALCLPYAVFFEAAASMLFGFFPAILCVFAAKLLGASLSFWIGRLIFKSSSSAMDWVQKNKYFNVLSRGVERDGWRFVLLARFSPMPSYIINYALAATKVRFVVDFLLPTVIGCMPMILQNTSIGSLAGAAVSSASGSQKSQIWSYLFPLLGIVSSVVISLRIKKYSTENLVAKSSPSHNSSNIVSSNDKDLKKGQ
- the LOC126597464 gene encoding uncharacterized protein LOC126597464 isoform X2, which gives rise to MAKRWWTIGAAVAIIGTGRELSKHYGLDKDALLKVFAELSDRLGVWAIPLYVAIHTLTLALCLPYAVFFEAAASMLFGFFPAILCVFAAKLLGASLSFWIGRLIFKSSSSAMDWVQKNKYFNVLSRGVERDGWRFVLLARFSPMPSYIINYALAATKVRFVVDFLLPTVIGCMPMILQNTSIGSLAGAAVSSASGSQKSQIWSYLFPLLGIVSSVVISLRIKKYSTENLVAKSSPSHNSSNIVSSNDKDLKKGQ